In Populus nigra chromosome 1, ddPopNigr1.1, whole genome shotgun sequence, one genomic interval encodes:
- the LOC133687327 gene encoding extensin-2-like: MANIWPQLVCALALCLLAAQVAADKDDLYEYSSPLPPISPYYPPAYYYKSPPPPPPPPTRPPYIYKSPPPPSPSPPPPYVYKSPPPPSPSPPPPYIYKSPPPPSPSPPPPYVYKSPPPPSPSPPPPYIYKSPPPPSPSPPPPYVYKSPPPPSPSPPPPYIYKSPPPPSSSPPPPYVYKSPPPPSPSPPPPYIYKSPPPPSPSPPPPYVYKSPPPPSPPPPYVYKSPPPPSPSPPPPYVYKSPPPPSPSPPPPYVYKSPPPPPPSPPPPYVYKSPPPPSPSPPPPYIYKSPPPPSPSPPPPYVYKSPPPPSPSPPPPYIYKSPPPPSPSPPPPYVYKSPPPPSPSPPPPYIYKSPPPPSPSPPPPYMYKSPPPPSPSPPPPYIYKSPPPPSPSPPPPYIYKSPPPPPPSPPPPYVYMSPPPPSPSPPPPYIYNSPPPPSPSPPPPYVYKSPPPPSPSPPPPYVYNFPPPPSPSPPPPYVYKSPPPPPPSPPPPYIYKSPPPPSPSPPPPYYYMSPPPPSPSPPPPPYY; the protein is encoded by the coding sequence ATGGCCAACATTTGGCCTCAACTAGTGTGTGCCTTGGCACTATGCTTGCTGGCTGCTCAAGTAGCTGCTGATAAAGACGACCTTTACGAATATTCATCACCGCTACCACCTATATCACCTTATTATCCTCCTGCATATTATTACAaatctccaccaccaccaccacctcctcccaCACGTCCACCATATATTTACAAATCCCCACCACCTCCATCACCTTCACCTCCTCCCCCTTACGTCTACAAGTCTCCACCTCCCCCATCTCCATCACCCCCTCCCCCATACATTTATAAGTCTCCTCCTCCACCATCTCCTTCACCACCTCCACCTTATGTCTACAAGTCCCCACCACCTCCATCAccatctccaccaccaccatacATCTATAAGTCACCACCCCCACCATCACCATCCCCACCTCCACCTTATGTCTACAAATCCCCACCTCCCCCATCACCATCACCCCCTCCCCCTTACATTTATAAGTCTCCTCCTCCACCATCATCTTCACCACCTCCTCCATATGTCTACAAGTCCCCACCACCCCCATCACCATCTCCACCACCCCCATACATCTATAAGTCACCACCTCCACCATCACCTTCCCCACCTCCACCTTATGTCTACAAGTCCCCACCACCTCCATCACCACCTCCACCTTATGTCTACAAGTCCCCACCACCTCCATCACCATCTCCACCTCCACCTTATGTCTACAAGTCACCACCCCCACCATCACCTTCCCCACCTCCACCTTATGTCTACAAGTccccaccacctccaccaccatctCCACCGCCACCTTATGTTTACAAATCTCCACCTCCCCCATCACCATCACCCCCTCCCCCTTACATTTATAAGTCTCCTCCTCCACCATCGCCTTCACCACCTCCTCCATATGTCTACAAGTCCCCACCACCCCCATCACCATCTCCACCACCCCCATACATCTATAAGTCACCACCTCCACCATCACCCTCCCCACCTCCACCATATGTTTACAAGTCCCCTCCACCTCCATCACCATCACCTCCCCCACCATACATCTACAAGTCCCCACCACCTCCATCACCTTCACCTCCTCCCCCTTATATGTACAAGTCTCCACCTCCTCCATCTCCGTCTCCCCCTCCTCCATATATTTATAAGTCTCCTCCTCCACCATCTCCATCACCACCACCTCCCTATATTTACAAGTCTccaccacccccacccccaTCTCCACCTCCTCCATATGTCTACATGTCCCCACCACCCCCATCACCATCTCCACCACCCCCATACATCTATAACTCACCACCTCCACCATCACCTTCCCCACCCCCACCTTATGTCTACAAGTCCCCACCACCTCCATCACCATCTCCACCTCCACCCTATGTATATAAttttccaccaccaccatctccaTCGCCACCTCCTCCCTATGTATATAagtctccaccaccaccaccgcctTCACCACCTCCTCCCTACATCTATAAAtccccaccaccaccatctccatcaccaccacctcctTACTACTACATGTCTCCACCACCCCCTTCTCCCTCACCACCCCCTCCTCCATATTACTag